One window from the genome of Rhodococcus sp. ABRD24 encodes:
- a CDS encoding thioesterase domain-containing protein, with protein MTKEKGQLVEASGESMDENHPIEWSKIPTPTSLPAVAPCDWTEALNGPEIDNNQVIVLDCRRDESGALPADTNAMTQKVSAALRSWSGQQRFDSSTFLVLTRGAVSVSTDEVVHPTGSAIWELVKSAQSENPGRIILVDTDSPDKGLGELSGLMAVRNMTVTAVASAEPRLAMRGDILFAPRRDGTGHAPDRAAVAAEDVEQSPAVSSESADPSIVRMFRQAVADDKFGDGLEFLLAAAKLRPAFDHHTTGIPSGIGLSGGTPHNSGGDTLPHVVLICTPAFLGGYIQYILLAAHLGGHRRVSVIPLSGYEPEEPLPASLDAAIESIAKTVLDTVGDDEFVLAGMSGGGNLAHATAARLLKEGNSRLQGLIIFDSFIAREANERQVGTARDAVVDTEAMIPDLAGFTTERLTALACWLDLLLQLEYQPVECKALVIRCTKPSPTHNLNEWPIESWSTEQTVQTVDAEHVALCSTEAHTTAQVVDQWLRQLSANDG; from the coding sequence ATGACCAAAGAGAAAGGCCAGCTCGTCGAGGCATCGGGCGAATCCATGGATGAGAATCACCCCATCGAGTGGTCCAAAATTCCCACTCCTACATCATTGCCCGCGGTGGCGCCCTGCGACTGGACTGAAGCGCTGAACGGGCCCGAAATTGACAATAACCAGGTCATAGTTCTGGACTGCCGCAGAGATGAATCCGGTGCGCTTCCAGCCGACACGAATGCCATGACCCAGAAGGTGTCGGCCGCTTTGCGGTCCTGGTCCGGGCAACAACGGTTCGATTCCAGCACGTTCCTGGTGCTCACCCGCGGCGCTGTTTCGGTATCGACTGACGAAGTTGTGCACCCGACAGGATCGGCGATATGGGAGCTTGTGAAGTCGGCTCAATCAGAGAACCCGGGGCGGATCATTCTCGTAGACACCGACTCTCCCGACAAAGGCCTCGGGGAATTGTCCGGGCTCATGGCTGTGCGGAACATGACCGTCACCGCAGTCGCCAGCGCCGAACCTCGCCTCGCCATGCGCGGAGACATCCTGTTTGCACCGCGACGCGACGGGACCGGACACGCCCCAGACCGAGCCGCCGTGGCCGCCGAGGACGTCGAGCAGTCTCCCGCAGTGAGCTCGGAATCCGCTGACCCATCAATTGTCCGCATGTTCAGACAGGCGGTCGCGGACGACAAGTTCGGCGACGGCCTGGAGTTCCTTCTTGCGGCTGCGAAGCTCCGACCGGCGTTCGACCACCATACGACAGGAATACCGAGCGGCATCGGACTCAGTGGTGGCACGCCCCATAATAGTGGCGGAGATACCCTGCCTCACGTTGTATTGATTTGCACCCCGGCATTCCTCGGCGGATACATTCAGTACATTCTGCTTGCCGCGCATTTGGGCGGTCACCGCCGTGTATCGGTCATCCCGCTCTCGGGATACGAGCCGGAGGAGCCCTTGCCGGCGTCGCTCGACGCCGCCATCGAAAGTATCGCCAAGACCGTCCTCGATACGGTTGGGGACGACGAATTCGTCCTGGCCGGCATGTCAGGAGGAGGAAACCTCGCCCACGCCACTGCAGCTCGATTGCTGAAAGAAGGCAATAGCCGGCTGCAGGGTTTGATCATCTTCGATTCCTTCATTGCTCGAGAGGCGAACGAGCGCCAAGTGGGAACCGCGAGAGACGCTGTGGTCGATACGGAAGCAATGATCCCCGACCTTGCCGGCTTCACCACTGAACGGTTGACCGCTCTAGCGTGCTGGCTCGATCTGTTACTGCAACTCGAGTACCAGCCTGTCGAATGCAAGGCGCTCGTCATCAGGTGCACGAAACCGTCACCAACGCACAACCTCAACGAGTGGCCCATCGAAAGTTGGTCAACCGAACAGACTGTCCAGACCGTGGATGCGGAACATGTCGCACTGTGCAGTACTGAGGCGCATACGACCGCACAGGTGGTTGACCAATGGTTGAGGCAGTTGAGCGCAAACGACGGTTGA
- a CDS encoding type I polyketide synthase: MVDQQKLQHLLRRVTAELQESRAKLRELTQQASEPVAIIGMGCRFPGGVESPDDLWRLVTEGRDVVSVWPSDRGWDQSGLFSPEPGVAGKSYVREGGFLYQAGDFDPEFFGISPREAIAMDPQQRLLLETAWEALERAGIRPDSLLGSDTGVFVGVLGQTFGGILGVGADHEVEGYRLTGSSPSVVSGRVSYVLGLEGPAVSVDTACSSGLVALHQAVAALRSGECSLALAGGVTVMTTPGTFVEFSRQRGLAPDGRCKPFADAADGTAFGEGSGVLVLERLSDAQRNGHRVLAVVRGSAVNQDGASNGLTAPNGPSQQRVIRRALANAGVSAAEVDVVEAHGTGTRLGDPIEAQALLATYGQDRPEDRPVWLGSVKSNIGHTQAAAGVAGVIKMVQAMRHGVLPKTLHVDSPSSHVDWDAGRVALLTEQRDWPEAGRPRRAAVSAFGISGTNAHVILEQAPESVTEPVTDSGPGGDGPVAWVVSGRTPEALTGQVRRLRDFVAGDPSMNVQDVARSLVSQRSRFDHRAVAVGADRDQLLAGLTALLEQTPRPGVVTGVAGVPRKTVLVFPGQGAQWLGMGRQLLDCSPVFARKMAECDAAFSPLVDWSLFTVLAGTEGTPSLDRVDVVQPVLFAVMVSLAELWRSAGVVPDAVVGHSQGEIAAACVAGALSLEDAARVVVLRSAALIAVTEQGGMVTVSLPVDPVTTLLAGYDELSVAAVNGPQATVVSGAAEQLEDFLEACARDNVHARRIPVDYGSHSPQVDVLRKPLLKALTELSPRSSQVAFWSSVTGGVLDGTELDADYWFRNLREPVCFQQAAQALLEDGYNVFVEVSPHPLLTVGIEQICDLQVSADPVTVVGSLRRDDGGMDAFLLSAAQLEVSGVGVDWAALLGPAHGGGVSLPTYAFQRRRYWLDGVSSSGDASSLGLSAAGHPLLGAVVTSPDGDGVVLTGRVGLATHPWLADRAVGGFVLLPGTAFLELVLRAAAEVGCALVKELTLLTPLVLPDEVGMQLQVVVDSADELGYRSVSVHSRAEAADSMWVLHAQGVLGIEGVPELDAGLAVWPPDGAVAVPVDGLYDRLAVAGDEYGPAFQGLRSVWRCGAELFVEVELPESMTDVSRFGVHPALLESMLHGQLVDVDPNPGRVRLPFCWQGVTLHATGASLLRARITPVPGDIDAVSIQVADAVGRTVLTTRSLTVQEVSSAQLDSVSVQNGLHGVQWTPLAAQVISQVDAETFVDGEVFGSRVQNQDVTVPAVVVFDRGAVVAGEDQDVPRRVRDSTHEMLRVLQVWLGGVRCAASTLVVVTHGAVGQAGHDVTDLAGSAVWGLVRSAQSEAPGRIVLVDTDTDELTAEGLAAVIVSGEPQVVIRAGVVHVARLTRLPVPAARDTGKTIRPVPVDLPRPVSGAGGVVSAGTVLVTGGTGGLGAALARHLVANHGVQSLVLGSRRGAAAPGASQLVTELGELGALVRIVACDVATREGVAELLAAVPEQFPLTGVVHAAGVLDDGVIASLTPDRMDKVLAAKADAAWYLHEATSRMDLGMFALYSSAAGVLGNAGQGNYAAANVFLDGFAEHRRASGLAATSIAWGFWASNTGMTGHLADTDTARLGRVGLSPISTEQGLAMFDAALVAGRAAVVAAPLDHVALDAQVRAGTLIPLLRGLVSSARRRPMPEQSRAREAVLRERVSALADAERLPMLLGVVRDQMAVVLGHDGRDAIDPARHFRELGFDSLAAVEARNRLNTITGLRLPATLIFDHPTPATLARHILDELLGSHGETVAAQMRPSDAVHESTEVRAAEPAAPEGTLVGLIRQAIADNKFTQGLAFLRAAAKLRPRFDHSSGRMPAAIGISGGDVMPHLVFINAPEVLGGSVQYTQLAAHLGDHRRVSAIPLSGYEPDEPLPTSLDAAIDSIVKTVLDTVGQDEFVLGGYAVGGNIAHAVAARLLEQGDTQLQGLVILDGHIAHEANERQLNGRGDHMLEMDTTMPDVAGLTTARLTAFGWWFDLAMQIEHKPLDCATLFVAFTRSSPVHQGLDEVPIEEWSTAQTVRAVDADHAALSGAEARVTARLMDQWLTQLSAGIRPIQ, from the coding sequence ATGGTCGATCAGCAAAAGTTGCAACATCTCCTACGACGTGTCACAGCCGAGCTTCAGGAAAGCAGGGCCAAGCTGCGCGAGTTGACGCAGCAGGCCTCGGAGCCGGTAGCGATCATCGGTATGGGGTGTCGTTTTCCGGGCGGTGTGGAGTCGCCGGACGATCTGTGGCGTCTGGTTACCGAGGGTCGTGACGTGGTGTCGGTGTGGCCATCTGATCGTGGGTGGGATCAGTCGGGCTTGTTTTCCCCGGAGCCGGGTGTTGCGGGAAAGTCGTATGTGCGGGAGGGCGGGTTCCTCTACCAAGCGGGCGATTTCGATCCGGAGTTCTTCGGGATCAGTCCGCGAGAAGCGATTGCGATGGATCCTCAGCAGCGATTGCTGTTGGAGACGGCATGGGAGGCGTTGGAACGGGCGGGTATCAGGCCGGATTCGTTGCTTGGCAGTGACACTGGCGTGTTCGTCGGTGTCCTCGGACAGACTTTTGGCGGGATACTCGGAGTCGGGGCTGACCATGAAGTGGAGGGGTATCGACTGACCGGCTCTTCGCCCAGTGTGGTGTCGGGTCGGGTGTCGTATGTGCTGGGGTTGGAAGGGCCTGCGGTATCGGTGGATACGGCGTGTTCGTCAGGTCTGGTGGCGTTGCATCAGGCGGTGGCGGCGTTGCGGTCGGGGGAATGTTCGCTGGCGTTGGCCGGTGGGGTCACGGTGATGACAACCCCGGGGACGTTTGTGGAGTTCTCCCGGCAGCGAGGGTTGGCGCCGGATGGCCGGTGCAAGCCCTTCGCCGACGCGGCCGACGGGACCGCGTTCGGTGAGGGTTCGGGTGTGCTGGTGTTGGAGCGGTTGTCCGATGCCCAACGTAACGGGCATCGGGTGTTGGCGGTGGTGCGGGGCAGTGCGGTCAATCAGGATGGTGCGTCCAATGGTTTGACCGCGCCGAACGGTCCTTCGCAGCAGCGGGTGATTCGGCGTGCGTTGGCCAATGCGGGGGTGTCCGCGGCTGAGGTGGATGTGGTGGAGGCGCACGGTACGGGGACCAGGTTGGGTGATCCGATCGAGGCGCAGGCTTTGCTGGCCACGTATGGGCAGGATCGGCCGGAGGATCGGCCGGTGTGGTTGGGTTCGGTCAAGTCGAACATCGGGCACACGCAGGCGGCTGCCGGTGTGGCCGGGGTGATCAAGATGGTGCAGGCGATGCGTCATGGGGTGTTGCCCAAGACGTTGCATGTGGATTCCCCGTCCTCGCATGTGGATTGGGATGCGGGGCGGGTGGCGCTGCTCACTGAGCAACGGGACTGGCCTGAGGCCGGTCGTCCGCGTCGTGCTGCGGTGTCGGCGTTCGGTATCAGTGGTACCAATGCCCACGTCATCCTCGAGCAGGCACCGGAGTCGGTGACCGAACCGGTGACCGACTCCGGTCCTGGTGGGGACGGGCCGGTGGCGTGGGTGGTCTCGGGTCGCACGCCGGAGGCGTTGACGGGGCAGGTGCGGCGTCTGCGAGATTTCGTGGCCGGTGACCCGTCGATGAACGTGCAGGACGTGGCGCGGTCGTTGGTGTCTCAGCGGTCGCGGTTCGACCACCGTGCGGTGGCGGTAGGTGCGGATCGTGACCAGTTGCTTGCGGGGCTGACTGCGCTGTTGGAACAGACTCCGAGGCCTGGCGTGGTTACCGGTGTGGCTGGAGTGCCGCGCAAAACCGTGCTGGTATTCCCTGGTCAAGGGGCTCAATGGCTGGGCATGGGAAGACAGCTACTGGACTGTTCGCCGGTGTTCGCTCGGAAGATGGCCGAGTGTGACGCTGCGTTTTCTCCGCTGGTGGATTGGTCGCTGTTTACCGTGCTCGCGGGTACGGAAGGAACGCCGTCGCTGGATCGCGTCGACGTGGTTCAACCTGTGCTGTTCGCGGTGATGGTGTCGCTGGCCGAGCTGTGGCGCTCGGCCGGTGTTGTTCCGGACGCGGTCGTGGGTCATTCCCAAGGCGAGATTGCTGCGGCGTGTGTGGCCGGGGCCTTGTCTCTCGAGGATGCCGCTCGGGTAGTAGTCCTGCGGTCGGCGGCCTTGATTGCTGTGACCGAGCAGGGCGGGATGGTGACGGTGTCCTTGCCTGTCGACCCGGTCACCACGCTGCTGGCCGGATACGACGAATTGTCGGTGGCTGCGGTGAACGGCCCACAGGCAACGGTGGTGTCCGGTGCGGCAGAGCAGCTCGAGGATTTCCTGGAAGCATGTGCACGCGACAACGTTCACGCCCGCCGGATCCCGGTGGACTACGGCTCACATTCGCCGCAGGTCGACGTGCTCCGCAAACCGCTGTTGAAGGCGCTGACCGAACTTTCGCCCAGATCGTCACAGGTGGCGTTCTGGTCCAGCGTGACCGGTGGTGTACTGGACGGCACCGAGTTGGACGCGGACTACTGGTTCCGGAATCTGCGGGAACCAGTGTGTTTCCAACAAGCAGCTCAGGCCCTACTGGAGGACGGGTACAACGTCTTCGTCGAGGTCAGTCCGCATCCACTGCTCACGGTCGGTATCGAGCAAATTTGTGACCTTCAGGTGAGCGCAGATCCGGTGACCGTGGTGGGTTCGCTGCGGCGTGACGACGGGGGCATGGACGCGTTCCTACTGTCCGCGGCGCAGCTCGAGGTGTCGGGTGTGGGAGTGGATTGGGCCGCGTTGCTGGGACCTGCTCATGGGGGCGGGGTGTCTTTGCCGACGTATGCGTTTCAGCGGCGCAGGTATTGGTTGGATGGAGTCTCGAGTAGTGGGGATGCCTCGTCATTGGGGTTATCGGCGGCTGGTCATCCGTTGTTGGGGGCGGTGGTGACGTCCCCGGACGGGGACGGTGTGGTACTGACCGGCCGAGTCGGCCTGGCGACCCATCCGTGGCTGGCCGATCGTGCCGTGGGTGGGTTTGTGCTGTTACCGGGGACCGCCTTCTTGGAGCTGGTGTTGCGTGCGGCAGCGGAAGTGGGGTGTGCGCTGGTGAAGGAGCTGACTTTGCTGACGCCTCTCGTGCTCCCAGACGAGGTCGGGATGCAGTTGCAGGTAGTGGTGGACAGTGCCGACGAGCTCGGCTACCGGTCGGTGTCGGTGCATTCCCGTGCCGAGGCCGCCGACAGCATGTGGGTTCTTCACGCACAGGGCGTGTTGGGTATCGAAGGTGTGCCGGAACTGGATGCGGGGTTGGCAGTGTGGCCGCCGGATGGTGCGGTCGCCGTGCCTGTGGATGGTCTGTATGACCGGCTGGCTGTTGCCGGTGACGAGTATGGACCGGCGTTCCAGGGGTTGCGATCGGTATGGCGGTGTGGCGCGGAACTGTTCGTGGAGGTCGAGCTGCCTGAGTCGATGACCGATGTCTCGCGGTTCGGGGTACATCCGGCCTTGCTCGAGTCGATGTTGCACGGACAGCTCGTCGACGTCGATCCCAATCCCGGACGAGTGAGGTTGCCATTCTGCTGGCAGGGGGTGACTTTGCACGCGACCGGAGCCTCGCTGCTGCGGGCGCGTATCACCCCAGTACCTGGCGATATCGATGCAGTATCGATCCAGGTCGCCGATGCGGTTGGCCGGACGGTGCTCACAACGCGGTCCTTGACTGTGCAGGAGGTGTCTTCCGCACAGCTGGACTCCGTCTCGGTACAGAACGGGTTGCATGGAGTGCAGTGGACGCCCCTAGCGGCGCAGGTTATCTCGCAGGTCGATGCCGAAACCTTCGTCGATGGCGAGGTTTTCGGTAGCCGGGTGCAGAACCAGGACGTGACCGTTCCTGCGGTAGTCGTATTCGATCGTGGTGCAGTCGTTGCCGGTGAAGACCAGGATGTGCCGAGACGTGTCCGCGATTCGACCCATGAGATGTTGCGGGTGTTGCAGGTCTGGCTGGGTGGGGTGCGGTGTGCGGCGAGCACCCTGGTTGTGGTCACTCATGGTGCGGTCGGCCAGGCTGGGCACGATGTCACTGATTTGGCCGGATCCGCGGTCTGGGGTCTGGTGCGTTCAGCTCAGTCGGAGGCTCCGGGTCGTATCGTGCTGGTCGACACCGACACTGACGAGCTGACTGCCGAAGGGCTGGCAGCGGTGATCGTTTCGGGTGAGCCCCAGGTTGTGATCCGTGCCGGTGTCGTGCACGTAGCCCGATTGACCCGGCTACCCGTTCCGGCCGCGCGGGATACCGGGAAGACCATCCGCCCGGTGCCCGTCGACTTGCCACGGCCGGTATCGGGCGCGGGTGGTGTGGTGTCGGCTGGGACGGTGCTCGTAACCGGCGGTACGGGTGGTTTGGGTGCGGCGTTGGCGCGGCATCTGGTGGCCAACCATGGGGTGCAGTCGCTGGTGTTGGGAAGTCGTCGTGGTGCGGCTGCGCCGGGAGCGTCTCAGTTGGTGACGGAGTTGGGCGAGCTGGGTGCACTGGTGCGGATTGTGGCTTGCGATGTCGCGACTCGCGAGGGGGTGGCCGAGTTGTTGGCGGCGGTGCCTGAGCAGTTTCCGTTGACGGGTGTGGTGCATGCGGCCGGTGTTCTCGACGACGGTGTGATCGCATCGCTGACACCGGACCGGATGGACAAGGTGCTGGCAGCGAAGGCTGATGCCGCCTGGTATCTGCACGAGGCCACGAGCCGTATGGATTTGGGGATGTTCGCGCTCTACTCGTCGGCGGCGGGTGTGCTGGGCAATGCAGGGCAGGGCAACTACGCAGCCGCGAATGTGTTCCTGGATGGGTTCGCCGAGCATCGGCGCGCAAGTGGGCTGGCCGCGACTTCGATCGCGTGGGGGTTTTGGGCTTCCAACACCGGGATGACCGGGCATCTGGCCGATACCGACACCGCTCGGTTGGGTCGTGTCGGGCTGTCACCTATCTCGACCGAGCAAGGTCTGGCAATGTTCGATGCTGCGCTCGTTGCGGGCCGTGCCGCAGTGGTTGCCGCACCGCTGGATCACGTTGCACTGGATGCGCAGGTCAGGGCTGGGACGTTGATCCCGCTGCTGCGGGGATTGGTATCGAGTGCACGGCGTCGCCCGATGCCGGAGCAGTCGCGGGCGCGTGAGGCCGTTCTGCGAGAGCGGGTTTCAGCGCTGGCGGATGCCGAGCGACTGCCGATGCTACTGGGCGTGGTGCGAGACCAGATGGCGGTTGTGCTCGGCCATGATGGTCGCGACGCGATCGATCCCGCTCGCCACTTCCGGGAGTTGGGCTTTGATTCGCTGGCCGCGGTCGAGGCCCGCAACCGACTCAACACGATCACGGGACTGCGACTGCCCGCGACCCTGATCTTCGACCATCCCACACCGGCCACCCTCGCCCGACACATTCTGGACGAACTACTCGGATCCCATGGGGAGACCGTGGCAGCACAGATGCGGCCGTCGGATGCGGTTCACGAATCCACCGAGGTTCGGGCGGCGGAACCCGCCGCTCCCGAAGGGACTTTGGTCGGTCTCATCCGGCAAGCGATCGCAGACAACAAGTTCACACAGGGTTTGGCGTTCCTGCGAGCAGCAGCGAAACTCCGTCCACGGTTCGACCACTCCAGCGGGAGAATGCCGGCCGCCATCGGAATCAGTGGCGGCGATGTCATGCCGCACTTGGTATTCATCAATGCCCCGGAAGTCCTCGGCGGATCCGTTCAGTACACGCAGCTTGCCGCCCATCTGGGCGACCATCGCCGCGTCTCTGCCATCCCGCTGTCGGGATACGAACCGGATGAGCCGCTCCCGACCTCGCTCGACGCCGCTATCGACAGCATCGTCAAGACGGTCCTCGATACGGTGGGCCAGGACGAATTCGTCCTGGGCGGTTACGCGGTTGGAGGAAACATCGCCCACGCGGTAGCGGCTCGGCTGTTGGAACAAGGAGATACCCAGCTGCAGGGTCTGGTCATCCTTGACGGCCATATCGCCCACGAGGCGAATGAACGCCAACTGAACGGCCGTGGGGACCACATGCTCGAGATGGACACGACGATGCCCGACGTCGCCGGCCTGACCACCGCACGATTGACTGCATTCGGTTGGTGGTTCGACCTGGCGATGCAGATCGAACACAAGCCTCTTGACTGCGCGACGCTCTTCGTCGCGTTCACGCGATCGTCGCCTGTGCATCAGGGGCTCGATGAGGTGCCGATCGAAGAGTGGTCGACCGCGCAGACGGTCCGGGCCGTTGATGCGGATCACGCTGCTCTATCCGGCGCCGAGGCCCGAGTGACGGCACGGCTCATGGACCAATGGCTCACGCAGCTGAGCGCCGGAATCCGACCAATTCAGTGA
- a CDS encoding NAD(P)/FAD-dependent oxidoreductase: MVIGAGPGGIAAGALLKRAGIEEFTILERAGEVGGSWRENTYPGISVDVPALIYQYSFARKADWPTAFPTGAEVQAYHQDVARRYGLYRHLRFHTEVVREVWDEKHHRWALHTADNEIITTRFVISAVGAFLRPKVDRGIKGLDDFAGSVQSPATWDHALDMTGKRVAVVGTGASSVQITPAIAPEVGHLDVYQRTPAWCLPKPNFSIPRWLQAALRVPGVAAAQSGMILLGLEPIARLATYLPLAVAKPLMAAFDSLTKRAYRAYLRRVIDDPETAAALTPSYGPMAKRLALSTGYPAVFNRDNVRLVTDDIERFIEQGIRTSDGADHPYDIIVLATGYEMHTEPESYTEGTVVGRDGFDLGQFFHTNGVQAYEGVAIAGLPNRWMLVGPYSLSDIGWHGMVETTASHAIRAIAEARRRQASTVEVSEEAHATYHAEICKRGQVLRHYVGTQGVPTYYLNSHGDTPYFRPAGALETRWRGRHFPFTDYNFDAENQIPGRRVDHDQQSGRVE; encoded by the coding sequence GTGGTGATCGGGGCGGGTCCCGGCGGCATCGCAGCGGGTGCGCTGCTCAAGCGCGCGGGGATCGAAGAGTTCACCATCCTGGAACGCGCGGGCGAGGTCGGCGGCAGTTGGCGCGAAAACACCTACCCGGGGATCAGCGTGGACGTACCCGCGCTCATTTACCAGTACTCGTTCGCCCGCAAGGCCGATTGGCCAACGGCGTTCCCCACAGGTGCCGAGGTTCAGGCATATCACCAGGACGTCGCCCGCCGCTACGGTCTCTATCGGCATCTACGGTTCCACACCGAGGTCGTTCGCGAAGTCTGGGACGAGAAACACCACCGATGGGCGTTGCACACCGCTGACAACGAGATCATTACGACCAGGTTCGTGATCAGCGCAGTCGGTGCCTTTCTGCGACCCAAGGTCGATCGTGGCATAAAGGGGCTCGATGACTTTGCCGGTAGCGTGCAAAGCCCGGCCACCTGGGACCATGCACTCGACATGACGGGTAAGCGCGTGGCTGTGGTCGGTACCGGCGCGAGTTCCGTGCAAATAACGCCCGCGATCGCGCCTGAGGTCGGTCATCTTGATGTCTACCAGCGGACGCCTGCGTGGTGCTTACCCAAACCCAACTTCTCGATCCCGCGCTGGCTCCAAGCCGCCTTGCGGGTGCCAGGCGTGGCAGCGGCCCAGTCCGGGATGATATTGCTGGGGTTGGAACCCATCGCGAGACTGGCTACGTATTTGCCTTTGGCAGTGGCGAAACCGTTGATGGCCGCATTCGATTCCCTCACCAAACGGGCTTACCGAGCGTATCTCCGACGAGTCATTGACGACCCCGAAACGGCGGCCGCATTGACACCCAGCTATGGACCCATGGCGAAACGACTCGCCCTGTCAACCGGATATCCGGCGGTGTTCAATCGCGACAATGTTCGCCTGGTCACCGACGACATTGAGCGGTTCATCGAGCAGGGCATCCGGACCAGCGATGGCGCCGATCATCCATACGACATCATCGTGCTGGCAACCGGCTACGAGATGCACACCGAGCCGGAAAGCTACACCGAAGGCACCGTTGTCGGGCGGGACGGATTCGATCTCGGTCAGTTCTTTCACACCAATGGCGTACAGGCCTACGAGGGTGTAGCCATTGCCGGCCTGCCGAACCGCTGGATGCTGGTCGGACCGTACTCGTTGTCCGATATCGGATGGCACGGGATGGTGGAAACAACTGCATCACACGCTATTCGAGCGATAGCGGAGGCGCGGCGCCGGCAGGCGTCGACTGTCGAGGTGAGCGAAGAGGCGCACGCCACTTACCATGCCGAGATCTGCAAGCGTGGTCAGGTCCTTCGACACTACGTCGGGACGCAGGGTGTTCCAACCTACTACCTCAACTCGCACGGCGACACGCCGTACTTCCGTCCCGCTGGCGCCCTCGAAACGCGTTGGCGTGGAAGACATTTCCCATTCACTGACTACAACTTCGACGCGGAGAATCAGATTCCGGGCCGACGCGTGGACCATGATCAGCAATCGGGGCGCGTCGAGTAG